A genomic segment from Alteribacillus bidgolensis encodes:
- a CDS encoding response regulator transcription factor, which translates to MGKIYKLLISDRDKQEVLGIQWFISKYSLPISTIRTAYHLSDLLDDLENSVPDIVCIELDMIGEDKWEIFKFHINRYTKQVIALTAEPTFERAMQAMDLQALDLWVKPLAPPSVKHSLQQAIRNLSNYSKEVHSELTKPSVDYESLFIEDRNPYPYPVYLLKTEYVNDLTYLRKFIEQFDFYFEPSVFSTSDRIVLVFHHEFTETVTQAQRFLREWELKAGSPLAIVVHSQSGEESLHQIYLKLRKVMETTFFTGYQQVFETKRFHTWKDMDPFLTMEDQRKWVYMLEEARGNDIKKWMYEEFFDLAPPYPEPGLLRTRLTSILAQIRRFMNRNGMNSKDREEYYKNVFDKILYSPVLYRIVQDIILFSNYLVQSMEEQPSQVKGDAVEAAVSYMEKNFTDSKLDLKTVAAYVGRSPSYLSHLLSNKYNRSFRDLLLSMRIQKAKELLSSDESVQNIARSIGFNNPNYFSRVFKEYTGQTPREYRRFH; encoded by the coding sequence GTGGGGAAAATATATAAGTTATTAATTTCTGACCGTGATAAGCAAGAAGTTCTAGGAATTCAATGGTTTATTTCCAAATATTCTTTACCCATCTCAACTATTCGAACAGCCTACCATTTATCGGATTTGTTAGATGATCTAGAGAACTCTGTACCTGACATTGTATGTATTGAATTAGATATGATTGGAGAAGACAAATGGGAAATATTTAAATTTCACATTAACAGATATACAAAGCAGGTTATTGCACTTACTGCAGAGCCGACTTTTGAGCGAGCTATGCAGGCAATGGATCTTCAAGCATTAGATCTGTGGGTGAAGCCGCTTGCTCCGCCTAGTGTTAAACATTCCTTGCAGCAAGCTATAAGAAATCTTTCTAATTACTCTAAAGAGGTACATTCCGAATTAACAAAGCCATCGGTGGACTATGAATCATTGTTTATTGAAGATCGCAATCCTTATCCCTACCCTGTTTATTTATTGAAAACAGAGTATGTAAATGATTTAACCTATTTACGTAAATTTATAGAACAATTTGATTTTTACTTTGAACCATCAGTTTTCTCGACAAGTGATCGGATTGTACTTGTATTTCATCACGAGTTTACGGAGACAGTCACGCAGGCTCAGCGCTTTTTGCGGGAATGGGAGCTAAAGGCAGGAAGTCCGTTAGCTATTGTTGTACATTCGCAAAGTGGTGAAGAATCGCTTCACCAGATTTATTTAAAGCTGCGAAAAGTAATGGAAACTACTTTTTTTACTGGGTATCAACAGGTATTTGAGACAAAACGTTTTCATACTTGGAAAGATATGGACCCCTTTTTAACAATGGAAGATCAAAGAAAATGGGTTTATATGTTAGAAGAAGCGAGAGGAAATGATATTAAAAAGTGGATGTACGAAGAGTTTTTTGATTTGGCGCCGCCATACCCCGAGCCCGGATTGCTGCGAACACGTTTAACAAGTATTCTTGCACAAATACGGCGGTTTATGAATCGAAATGGAATGAATAGTAAAGATCGTGAAGAATACTACAAGAATGTGTTTGATAAAATTTTATATAGTCCTGTGCTCTACCGTATTGTTCAGGACATTATTCTTTTTTCAAACTACCTTGTCCAGTCTATGGAGGAACAGCCTTCTCAAGTGAAGGGAGATGCAGTAGAAGCAGCGGTTTCGTATATGGAGAAAAATTTCACTGATTCAAAATTGGATTTAAAGACAGTGGCTGCTTATGTAGGGCGGAGTCCTTCCTATCTCAGTCATTTACTTTCAAATAAATATAACCGCTCTTTCCGTGACCTTCTGTTATCCATGCGTATTCAAAAAGCAAAAGAGCTCCTTTCCTCGGATGAAAGTGTTCAAAATATTGCTCGCTCTATAGGCTTCAACAACCCAAATTATTTCAGTCGCGTGTTTAAAGAATACACCGGACAAACACCGAGAGAATATAGGCGTTTCCATTAG
- a CDS encoding N-acetylmuramoyl-L-alanine amidase yields the protein MRKKITYSILTAVVSVSFLSTANIDHAEAFNDVGADYWAKEEISYLAEEGIVDGRESGDFGPEEEVARAQAAKMMSNALSSGTIRTPDSPTFSDVNTEFWAFKHIERAAELEVFTGKKDGRFDPNGNIERAQVAAIIGRAFFGEEAENNDRDVQFEDISAEFWAKGYIATLAENGIIEDENNFRPNENATRAEVSAYLARAMEENLGEKEQVEEQPSKEELQDDNILFEGEVNVEDTLNARSGPGMDYNTVTEFEDGTTIDIYEKNGEWLKTEHNNEWLYVYHSYIEKADDVKSEEPDETDEPEETDQSEESGDQSSSSHDNQIIAEAKAMVSDLNIRSAADADSDKIGKLDAGDIIDVYEHVNADWALVDYNGEQGYVHRYYLQEKVPGESTLTDKTIVIDAGHGGHDNGASANGLVEKEIVLDVALEVEERLEKDDVNVVMTRHDDTFLELSERVEIAEEADADSFVSIHANAASPAAEGAETFYNNDSKAAESKALAESIQDELVSQTKMNDRRVAEAGFYVIKNTTMPSTLIELGFLTNTQDAERMKQPNYEEKAADAVYDGIVNYYDW from the coding sequence TTGAGGAAAAAAATTACATATTCAATTTTAACGGCCGTAGTTTCCGTTTCCTTTTTATCTACAGCAAACATAGATCACGCTGAAGCCTTTAATGATGTGGGAGCAGACTACTGGGCTAAAGAAGAAATTTCTTATCTAGCTGAAGAAGGTATAGTAGATGGACGTGAGTCAGGAGATTTTGGTCCAGAAGAAGAAGTTGCTCGTGCTCAAGCAGCGAAAATGATGTCCAATGCTTTGAGCTCAGGTACCATCCGCACTCCAGATTCGCCGACATTTTCAGATGTGAACACAGAATTTTGGGCATTTAAACATATTGAACGAGCTGCTGAACTAGAAGTGTTCACTGGAAAAAAAGATGGTCGTTTTGATCCAAATGGAAATATTGAACGTGCTCAAGTTGCAGCAATTATAGGACGAGCCTTTTTCGGCGAAGAAGCAGAGAACAACGACAGAGACGTACAGTTTGAAGATATTTCGGCTGAGTTTTGGGCAAAAGGATACATAGCCACATTAGCAGAAAATGGAATAATTGAAGACGAAAATAACTTCAGACCAAATGAAAATGCTACAAGGGCAGAAGTTTCAGCCTATTTGGCAAGAGCAATGGAAGAAAATCTTGGTGAGAAAGAACAAGTAGAAGAACAACCTTCAAAAGAAGAATTACAAGATGATAATATTCTTTTTGAAGGAGAAGTGAATGTTGAGGACACGTTGAATGCACGAAGCGGTCCAGGAATGGACTATAATACAGTCACAGAGTTTGAAGATGGCACAACGATTGATATTTATGAAAAAAACGGCGAATGGCTTAAAACAGAACACAATAATGAATGGTTATATGTTTATCATAGCTACATAGAAAAAGCCGATGACGTCAAATCAGAAGAGCCAGATGAAACCGATGAACCAGAAGAGACAGATCAATCAGAGGAGTCAGGAGACCAGTCTTCCTCATCACACGATAATCAAATTATCGCTGAAGCGAAAGCAATGGTGTCTGACTTAAATATCAGGTCAGCGGCTGATGCAGATAGTGACAAAATCGGAAAACTTGATGCAGGCGATATCATAGATGTTTATGAACATGTTAACGCGGACTGGGCGTTAGTTGATTATAATGGGGAACAAGGATATGTTCACCGTTATTACCTTCAAGAAAAAGTACCAGGTGAAAGCACCCTTACTGATAAAACCATCGTTATTGACGCTGGACACGGAGGCCATGACAATGGTGCTTCTGCTAATGGACTTGTTGAAAAGGAAATCGTATTAGATGTAGCACTTGAAGTGGAAGAAAGATTAGAAAAAGATGATGTCAATGTTGTGATGACCCGACACGATGATACATTTTTAGAGCTAAGTGAGCGAGTAGAAATAGCAGAAGAAGCTGATGCCGATTCATTCGTAAGCATTCATGCAAATGCAGCCAGCCCAGCAGCTGAAGGAGCTGAAACATTTTATAATAACGATTCCAAAGCAGCAGAAAGCAAGGCATTGGCTGAATCTATTCAGGATGAACTAGTGTCGCAAACCAAGATGAATGATAGACGAGTAGCCGAAGCAGGATTTTATGTCATTAAAAACACAACGATGCCAAGTACGTTGATCGAACTAGGTTTTCTCACTAACACACAAGACGCAGAACGGATGAAACAGCCAAACTATGAAGAAAAAGCAGCTGATGCTGTCTACGACGGTATTGTCAATTACTATGACTGGTAA
- a CDS encoding alanine/glycine:cation symporter family protein, which yields MDTWLGDVVDLSNKILWTYILVGLLLFLGVFFTVKTRFVQFRMVKEMVMLLVQGTDRTDFKKKKGTTPFQAFTISTAARVGTGNLAGVALAITAGGPGAIFWMWMIALVGAATGFVESTLAQMYKVKDKDGFRGGPAYYMEKALGMRWMGVLFAILITLCFGLIFNAVQTNTISQAFTGAYDISPFWVGSTIAVLIGIIIFGGIRRIAVVSEFVVPFFAIIYIIVSLVVMFFNIGALPEVFSLIVSNAFGLQEIAGGGLGAAIMNGVQRGLFSNEAGMGSAPNAAATAHVSHPVKQGLVQTLGVFTDTLIICSSTAFLIILAGVHTSSESDGIQLTQLALNTHLGDWAQVFVTIAIFFFAFSSLLGNYYYGEANIEFISENPAYVQAFRVAFLIMVMVGAMSELEIIWALADVFMGSMALVNLIAAALLTKIAVSALEDYQQQRKLGKDPVFYKDSIPGLNNIEAWDKKPKRSEQE from the coding sequence ATGGATACATGGCTTGGTGACGTTGTAGATCTTAGTAATAAAATCTTATGGACGTACATTCTTGTTGGATTGTTATTGTTTTTGGGTGTATTTTTCACAGTAAAAACGCGTTTTGTTCAATTCAGAATGGTAAAAGAAATGGTAATGCTTTTGGTTCAAGGAACGGACCGCACCGATTTCAAAAAAAAGAAAGGCACTACTCCATTTCAAGCTTTTACTATTAGTACAGCAGCCCGCGTAGGAACAGGAAATTTAGCGGGGGTGGCTTTAGCTATCACTGCTGGAGGGCCTGGAGCAATTTTTTGGATGTGGATGATTGCCCTAGTAGGTGCAGCTACTGGCTTTGTGGAAAGTACACTCGCTCAAATGTATAAAGTGAAAGATAAGGACGGCTTCCGCGGCGGACCGGCTTACTATATGGAAAAAGCACTCGGCATGCGCTGGATGGGGGTATTATTTGCCATTCTTATTACTTTATGCTTTGGTTTAATATTTAACGCCGTACAAACCAATACTATTTCTCAAGCCTTTACTGGCGCTTATGATATTAGTCCTTTTTGGGTTGGGAGTACTATTGCTGTTTTGATTGGTATCATTATTTTTGGTGGTATACGCCGTATTGCGGTAGTATCTGAATTTGTTGTTCCGTTTTTTGCTATTATTTATATCATCGTCTCATTGGTAGTGATGTTTTTTAATATCGGGGCTTTACCTGAAGTCTTTTCTCTCATTGTTAGTAATGCTTTTGGATTACAAGAAATTGCTGGGGGCGGCTTAGGAGCAGCGATTATGAATGGTGTTCAGCGAGGATTGTTTTCTAATGAAGCCGGTATGGGTAGTGCACCAAATGCTGCTGCTACTGCTCATGTTAGTCATCCCGTAAAACAAGGCCTGGTTCAGACACTTGGTGTTTTTACAGATACGTTAATTATTTGCAGCTCGACTGCGTTTCTTATTATTTTAGCCGGCGTCCATACGTCAAGTGAATCGGATGGAATACAATTGACACAGCTTGCCTTAAATACTCATTTAGGAGACTGGGCACAAGTATTCGTTACGATCGCTATTTTCTTTTTTGCCTTTAGTTCCCTTCTCGGAAATTATTATTACGGGGAAGCAAATATTGAATTTATCTCTGAAAATCCTGCCTATGTTCAAGCATTCCGGGTCGCTTTTTTAATCATGGTAATGGTAGGTGCGATGAGTGAACTAGAAATCATATGGGCCCTTGCTGATGTATTCATGGGATCCATGGCATTAGTAAACCTCATAGCTGCAGCCTTGCTCACCAAAATTGCTGTCTCTGCCCTTGAAGATTATCAACAACAGCGTAAGTTAGGGAAAGATCCTGTTTTTTATAAGGACAGCATTCCAGGTTTAAATAATATCGAAGCTTGGGATAAAAAACCTAAACGTTCAGAGCAGGAATAA
- the tlp gene encoding small acid-soluble spore protein Tlp, whose product MEKPKPDDRSNNAERIENNIGHTLQNMNEARDFEKAHAEELSQEDKQQIEEKNQRRERAIEGMREEIKDEVNDQQNNS is encoded by the coding sequence TTGGAAAAGCCTAAACCAGATGATCGTTCTAACAACGCAGAAAGAATTGAAAATAATATTGGGCACACGCTGCAAAATATGAATGAGGCGAGAGACTTTGAAAAAGCTCACGCTGAGGAACTGAGTCAAGAAGATAAGCAGCAGATTGAAGAGAAAAACCAACGTCGTGAAAGAGCAATAGAAGGCATGCGTGAAGAAATCAAAGATGAAGTAAACGATCAGCAGAACAACTCGTAA
- a CDS encoding APC family permease: MTNQLKRSLGLWAAVAAAVGIVVSSSAMVSLGEGFGIGGQGFIFAMVFALVLNLCVAFTFAELSGILPRAGGLNRYTLPAMGSFIGMIAVISGYVLVTIFAGSAEAGIAGLVFSEVFSIEINSTIISISAVVILGLVNIFGVKFFSWTQIVLTTLLIASTVILGIIGLTGIGSGEPLSYSLDFNPMGWGVLSLTALAFWLFVGIEFVTPLAEEIKKPKVYIPLSMVLGLGIIFAADLLFGFAAIKYVSLNNLAESASPHVVAAEAILGQTGLMWMGIVTVLATASTLNTLISAISRMLFAMGQEGEMPKVFSSLNRWGAPWAAIFFLCILFVSFLLIGITNSSSITTFILAGCLCWMIAYIVAHLNVIILRFKYPNVKRGFKSPFGITFQVLGITGMLYIIFNIFPDPEIKAQIYKYTIVFLAITVIYAIWWIKFVMKKKLFETIPLEDLLDESSTEIENESPDAKENFNI; this comes from the coding sequence TTGACTAACCAATTAAAAAGATCTTTAGGGTTATGGGCTGCAGTTGCAGCTGCTGTTGGAATTGTAGTTAGTTCAAGTGCCATGGTGTCGTTAGGAGAGGGTTTTGGTATTGGCGGTCAAGGATTTATATTTGCTATGGTTTTTGCACTGGTATTAAACCTTTGTGTCGCATTTACCTTTGCTGAGCTTTCAGGAATTCTTCCTCGTGCTGGGGGTTTAAACCGATACACTCTTCCTGCAATGGGATCATTTATAGGGATGATTGCTGTTATTAGTGGTTATGTACTTGTAACGATATTTGCTGGAAGTGCAGAAGCTGGAATAGCAGGGCTTGTATTTAGTGAAGTGTTTTCAATAGAAATTAATTCTACCATTATCTCCATTAGTGCTGTTGTTATTTTAGGTTTGGTTAACATATTCGGAGTTAAATTTTTTAGTTGGACGCAAATAGTATTAACAACTCTTTTAATCGCTTCAACAGTAATTCTTGGGATTATAGGACTAACAGGTATAGGGTCTGGAGAACCGTTGTCATATTCACTGGATTTCAATCCTATGGGCTGGGGAGTATTAAGTTTGACTGCACTGGCATTTTGGCTTTTTGTAGGAATCGAATTTGTAACTCCGCTGGCCGAAGAAATAAAAAAGCCAAAAGTTTATATACCACTATCAATGGTTTTAGGATTGGGGATTATTTTTGCTGCAGATTTGCTTTTTGGATTTGCTGCCATTAAGTACGTATCATTAAATAATTTAGCAGAGTCTGCATCCCCTCACGTAGTTGCGGCTGAAGCTATTTTAGGACAAACAGGGTTGATGTGGATGGGGATCGTCACGGTTCTTGCCACAGCAAGTACTTTAAATACCCTTATTAGTGCAATATCGCGTATGCTTTTTGCGATGGGGCAAGAAGGAGAAATGCCAAAAGTTTTTAGCAGCCTTAACCGGTGGGGTGCTCCTTGGGCAGCTATCTTTTTCCTATGCATTCTTTTTGTTTCATTCTTACTTATAGGGATAACTAACAGTTCTTCCATAACAACCTTCATTTTAGCTGGGTGCTTGTGCTGGATGATTGCGTATATAGTTGCTCACTTGAACGTAATCATATTGCGATTTAAATATCCAAATGTAAAAAGAGGATTCAAATCTCCTTTTGGAATTACTTTTCAGGTTCTCGGTATAACAGGGATGCTTTATATTATCTTTAACATATTTCCCGATCCTGAAATAAAAGCTCAAATTTATAAGTATACAATTGTATTTTTAGCTATAACAGTAATTTATGCTATATGGTGGATAAAGTTTGTAATGAAAAAAAAGTTGTTCGAGACCATCCCTTTAGAAGATTTACTGGATGAATCTTCCACAGAGATTGAAAACGAGTCTCCAGATGCTAAAGAGAACTTTAATATTTAA